In the genome of Nocardia sp. NBC_00416, one region contains:
- a CDS encoding PucR family transcriptional regulator, producing the protein MLTSSPHVVRELKIAGMPAAEHLPHTPRLSQQLLDHLAGADDGAEPRTMMPCGVVRREAAEVVTGCLHLVAAALQGRAVGEVPEPLHSKIADWAAEGVALEAVQHATHLGFRFVLDLLARRAHGADSQVMVVAGQRLAEVLNHVITTFTGAYLRELRAHTATRHAAAEALAAALISGTSTAEMARESGFRDADAYAVLALALTGPAADAGPDHMDARRRLRRLRTELTRGGDVPLARLSEVGGTVLVPQHPRDDSTAPRLFERLQVAARGSLLATVIRARPDEVPDATRRAHELLDLAQRLHRPGRLYRMADLAVEYQITRPGPARQRLARALDPLLSQPELLHTLATHLANDRNRQLTARALYIHANTLDYRLRRIAHHTGLDPAHADDLWHLQAALIANTYETDPADPPDPPLANHESSRYAGLFEAEAATVLPAPGLLGEPGTVVS; encoded by the coding sequence GTGCTGACGAGCAGCCCTCATGTCGTTCGGGAACTGAAGATCGCCGGGATGCCGGCAGCCGAGCACCTGCCGCATACCCCTCGACTATCCCAGCAGTTACTGGACCATCTGGCCGGCGCGGACGACGGCGCCGAGCCGAGAACGATGATGCCGTGCGGTGTGGTGCGGCGTGAGGCCGCCGAGGTGGTGACCGGATGTCTGCATTTGGTGGCAGCGGCGCTACAGGGCCGCGCGGTGGGTGAGGTACCCGAGCCTCTGCACAGCAAGATCGCGGACTGGGCGGCGGAGGGCGTGGCCCTGGAAGCCGTTCAACACGCCACCCATCTCGGGTTCCGGTTCGTACTGGACCTACTCGCCCGGCGTGCCCACGGCGCCGACAGTCAAGTGATGGTCGTGGCAGGCCAGCGTCTGGCGGAGGTCCTGAATCACGTCATCACCACCTTTACCGGAGCCTACCTGCGTGAACTCCGCGCCCACACTGCCACGCGGCATGCGGCCGCCGAGGCGCTGGCCGCTGCGCTGATCTCGGGGACGAGTACGGCGGAGATGGCGCGTGAGAGCGGTTTCCGGGACGCGGATGCCTATGCGGTGCTGGCCCTCGCCCTCACCGGACCGGCGGCCGACGCCGGGCCCGACCACATGGACGCTCGCCGGCGGTTGCGCCGGCTGCGCACCGAACTCACCCGCGGCGGCGATGTGCCGTTGGCACGGCTCAGCGAGGTGGGCGGCACCGTCCTGGTTCCGCAGCATCCACGCGATGACTCGACCGCCCCGCGACTGTTCGAGCGGCTGCAGGTCGCGGCGCGCGGCTCGCTGCTGGCCACCGTGATCCGGGCTCGCCCCGACGAGGTGCCCGACGCGACCCGGCGCGCGCACGAACTGCTCGACCTCGCCCAGCGTCTGCACCGGCCCGGCCGGTTGTATCGGATGGCCGACTTGGCCGTGGAGTACCAGATCACGCGTCCCGGGCCGGCGCGGCAGCGTCTGGCGCGAGCCCTCGATCCGCTGCTGTCCCAGCCCGAGCTGCTGCACACGCTTGCCACCCACCTGGCCAATGACCGCAACCGCCAACTCACCGCCCGCGCCCTGTACATCCATGCCAACACCCTCGACTATCGCTTGCGCCGCATCGCCCACCACACCGGTCTGGATCCCGCGCACGCCGACGATCTGTGGCACCTACAAGCCGCTCTCATCGCCAACACCTACGAAACCGACCCCGCTGATCCCCCGGACCCGCCGCTCGCGAATCATGAAAGCTCCAGGTATGCCGGGTTATTCGAAGCCGAGGCGGCCACGGTCCTGCCTGCGCCCGGGTTGCTCGGCGAGCCCGGCACGGTGGTGAGCTGA
- a CDS encoding ArsR/SmtB family transcription factor, which translates to MASRTATALVHPAAGELEFTTVMAALSDPVRLAIIARLAEVEPEGELACATFALPVSKSTQSGHFKTLRAAGVIHQRDEGTRRLNRLRRTDLDTRFPGLLDLVIPQGRDIIARWA; encoded by the coding sequence ATGGCGAGTAGGACCGCAACCGCACTCGTGCACCCAGCCGCGGGCGAACTGGAGTTCACGACCGTGATGGCGGCGCTGAGCGACCCGGTCCGATTGGCGATCATTGCGCGGCTCGCCGAGGTCGAACCCGAGGGCGAATTGGCCTGCGCGACATTCGCGCTGCCCGTCAGCAAGTCCACCCAAAGTGGGCACTTCAAGACGCTGCGTGCGGCAGGGGTGATCCACCAGCGAGACGAAGGAACCAGGCGATTGAATCGACTTCGGCGCACTGACCTCGACACTCGCTTCCCCGGGCTCCTCGACCTCGTCATCCCGCAAGGACGCGACATCATCGCCCGTTGGGCGTAG
- a CDS encoding YihY/virulence factor BrkB family protein, with product MRRRYRRLSYRLLRRVETRILVRTLRAAWSDQLSDWAAALTYYSMLSLFPALLLAVAALSLVGPVPAGTLAGAAGHVGPEGSGTLLADSVRHLQQVGAWSAPIAIAGLLSGLWTASGYIGAFIRAADALYAVAESRSRRRTILLQLSFSIVLVLMIVFTGLGFVVTDGVAGRFGGLLSGVPFVHGAWGVLKWVALALVVSFALSLLYWVAPNVPGQRFRWPTGGSTLALVVWLAGSAGLSFYASHFDSFNKVYGSLAAAVVFLIWLWVTNFAVLLGAVVDAQRARPASTPEAVANRPADSASQAGDDPAHQSG from the coding sequence ATGAGACGACGGTATCGCAGGCTGAGCTATCGACTGCTGCGCCGCGTCGAGACCCGGATTCTGGTGCGTACGCTGCGGGCCGCATGGTCGGACCAGCTGTCCGATTGGGCGGCGGCTCTGACGTACTACAGCATGCTGTCCCTGTTTCCGGCGTTGTTGCTCGCCGTCGCCGCGCTCAGCCTGGTGGGGCCGGTGCCGGCCGGGACGCTGGCGGGCGCGGCCGGGCATGTGGGCCCGGAGGGCAGCGGGACCCTGCTCGCCGATTCGGTCCGGCACCTCCAGCAGGTCGGCGCCTGGTCGGCGCCGATCGCGATCGCGGGGCTGTTGTCCGGACTGTGGACCGCGTCGGGCTATATAGGCGCGTTCATCAGGGCCGCCGACGCGCTCTACGCCGTCGCGGAGAGCAGATCCCGGCGCCGGACGATCCTGCTGCAACTGTCGTTCAGCATCGTGCTGGTGCTGATGATCGTGTTCACCGGCCTCGGCTTCGTCGTGACCGACGGCGTGGCCGGCCGTTTCGGTGGGCTGCTGTCGGGTGTGCCGTTCGTCCACGGCGCGTGGGGCGTCCTCAAATGGGTGGCGCTGGCGCTCGTGGTGAGTTTCGCGCTGTCCCTGCTCTACTGGGTGGCGCCGAACGTGCCCGGGCAACGCTTCCGATGGCCGACCGGCGGAAGCACATTAGCGCTGGTGGTATGGCTCGCAGGCTCGGCGGGACTGTCGTTCTACGCCTCGCATTTCGACTCCTTCAACAAGGTCTACGGTTCGCTGGCGGCGGCCGTCGTATTCCTCATCTGGTTGTGGGTCACCAATTTCGCGGTTCTGCTGGGCGCGGTGGTGGACGCGCAGCGGGCGCGCCCGGCGAGCACTCCCGAGGCGGTGGCGAACCGTCCCGCCGACAGCGCATCGCAAGCAGGCGACGACCCGGCCCATCAGTCCGGATAA
- a CDS encoding DUF3592 domain-containing protein — protein sequence METGTWMAIGFTVLGAVLCATGIEQLWQVRDRRRHWKRYQGEVFDYVWESGSTNSSIQHWILRWVDEQGVPRTAKNPTGSSGGTLRSFPFPVEILVDPEDPQRAQVARGGNSGVAAGIAALAVGPVFIGVGVLLGVAGS from the coding sequence ATGGAGACCGGCACCTGGATGGCCATCGGGTTCACGGTCCTGGGGGCCGTGCTGTGCGCGACCGGCATCGAGCAGCTGTGGCAGGTGCGGGACCGTCGCCGGCATTGGAAGCGCTACCAGGGCGAGGTTTTCGATTATGTCTGGGAGTCCGGTTCGACGAACTCATCGATCCAGCATTGGATTCTGCGGTGGGTCGACGAGCAGGGCGTGCCACGGACCGCGAAGAACCCGACCGGAAGTTCGGGCGGAACATTGCGTAGCTTTCCGTTCCCGGTCGAGATTCTGGTCGATCCCGAAGACCCGCAGCGGGCCCAGGTGGCCCGTGGCGGCAACTCCGGGGTAGCCGCGGGTATCGCCGCCTTGGCGGTGGGTCCCGTCTTCATCGGTGTGGGCGTACTGCTCGGCGTCGCCGGATCCTGA
- a CDS encoding ABC-F family ATP-binding cassette domain-containing protein encodes MFADLDFTLAPGDVIGLVGVNGAGKSTLLRMLADGAPDEGTITLSPPDATVGYLTQEPERVDGETVLEFLARRTGVAHAQQVMDAAAERLGEGGDDDYSPALEHWLALGGADLDQRAEEVAADLGLTDGLAGGLDTPMTGLSGGQAARAGLASVLLSRFDILLLDEPTNDLDLDGLERLERFVTGVRVPLMIISHDREFLTRTVNSVLELDLAQQQVSFYDGGYDAYLAEREIARRHAREAYDEFADTKAGLEARALMQRNWLETGVRNARRKTKNDSDKISRKTRAESTEKQAAKARQTQRRIERLDVVEEPRKEWELRMEIASAPRSGSVVATANNATVARGDFALGPVTTQIDWADRIILAGPNGSGKSTLLALLLGKLTPDTGTAALGSGVQIGEVDQARGLFRGDATLADTFSAAMPDWPDAEVRTLLAKFGLRGPHVKRACDTLSPGERTRAALALLQARGVNLLVLDEPTNHLDLPAIEQLEQAIESFTGTLVLVTHDRRMLDSVRATRRWRLTGGQLTEE; translated from the coding sequence CTGTTCGCCGACCTCGATTTCACCCTCGCTCCCGGCGACGTGATCGGCTTGGTCGGCGTCAACGGCGCGGGCAAATCGACGCTGTTGCGGATGCTCGCCGACGGCGCCCCGGACGAGGGCACGATCACGCTGAGCCCACCCGACGCCACCGTCGGCTACCTGACCCAGGAACCCGAGCGCGTCGACGGCGAGACGGTGCTCGAATTCCTGGCCCGCCGTACCGGCGTCGCGCACGCCCAGCAGGTCATGGACGCGGCCGCCGAACGCCTCGGCGAGGGCGGCGACGACGACTACTCCCCCGCCCTCGAACACTGGCTCGCGCTCGGCGGCGCCGACCTCGATCAACGGGCCGAGGAGGTCGCCGCCGACCTCGGGCTCACCGACGGCCTCGCCGGCGGACTGGACACCCCGATGACAGGTCTGTCCGGCGGACAGGCCGCCCGCGCCGGTCTCGCTTCGGTACTGCTGTCGCGCTTCGACATCCTGCTGCTCGACGAACCCACCAACGACCTCGACCTCGACGGCCTCGAACGCCTCGAACGCTTCGTCACCGGCGTCAGGGTCCCGTTGATGATCATCAGCCACGACCGGGAGTTCCTGACCCGCACGGTGAACAGCGTCCTCGAACTCGACCTCGCCCAGCAGCAGGTCAGCTTCTACGACGGAGGCTACGACGCCTACCTGGCCGAACGTGAGATCGCCCGCCGCCACGCCCGCGAGGCGTACGACGAATTCGCCGATACCAAAGCCGGTTTGGAAGCTCGGGCGCTGATGCAGCGCAACTGGCTGGAAACGGGGGTCCGCAACGCGCGGCGGAAGACCAAGAACGATTCCGACAAGATCAGCCGCAAGACCCGCGCCGAGTCCACCGAGAAACAAGCCGCCAAGGCCCGCCAGACGCAGCGCCGTATCGAACGACTCGACGTGGTCGAGGAACCGCGCAAAGAGTGGGAGTTGCGCATGGAGATCGCGTCGGCGCCGCGCAGCGGTTCCGTCGTCGCCACGGCGAACAATGCCACAGTCGCACGCGGCGACTTCGCCCTCGGACCGGTGACCACGCAGATCGACTGGGCCGACCGCATCATCTTGGCCGGCCCCAACGGTTCCGGCAAGTCCACCCTGCTCGCCCTGCTGCTCGGCAAGCTCACCCCCGATACGGGCACCGCCGCACTAGGTTCGGGCGTGCAGATCGGTGAGGTCGACCAGGCGCGTGGTCTGTTCCGCGGCGACGCCACTCTCGCCGACACTTTCAGCGCCGCGATGCCCGACTGGCCCGATGCCGAAGTCCGCACCCTGCTGGCCAAGTTCGGATTGCGCGGACCGCATGTCAAGCGCGCCTGCGACACCCTATCGCCCGGCGAGCGCACCCGGGCCGCCCTGGCCCTGCTGCAGGCCCGCGGAGTGAACCTGCTCGTCCTCGACGAGCCGACCAACCACCTCGATCTGCCCGCCATCGAACAGCTCGAACAAGCCATCGAATCTTTTACCGGCACACTCGTTCTGGTGACACACGACCGGCGGATGCTGGATTCCGTGCGGGCGACCCGCCGCTGGCGCCTCACCGGGGGGCAACTCACCGAAGAGTAG
- a CDS encoding VOC family protein: MRASTFLWFDGRAEEAADHYTALVAGSAVLDRQRDADGRVTTVTFELAGQRCIAYNGGPQFTFGGAISLYLDCDTQEEVDTAWAALTEGGKEGPGGSLTDRFGVTWQVVPTALAELLAAADPAAAGRVLTAVHAMTKIDIQGLLDARDR, from the coding sequence ATGCGAGCGAGCACATTCCTGTGGTTCGACGGCCGCGCCGAAGAGGCCGCCGACCACTACACCGCTCTCGTCGCCGGGTCCGCGGTACTCGACCGGCAACGCGACGCGGACGGCCGGGTCACCACCGTGACCTTCGAACTGGCCGGGCAGCGGTGCATCGCGTACAACGGCGGTCCGCAGTTCACCTTCGGCGGCGCGATCTCGCTGTATCTCGACTGCGATACCCAGGAGGAAGTGGACACCGCCTGGGCGGCCCTGACCGAGGGCGGAAAAGAAGGCCCGGGTGGTTCGCTGACCGACCGATTCGGGGTCACCTGGCAGGTCGTCCCGACAGCCCTCGCCGAGCTGCTGGCGGCCGCCGATCCGGCGGCGGCCGGACGAGTCCTCACGGCGGTACACGCCATGACGAAGATCGATATCCAGGGCTTGCTCGACGCCCGCGACCGGTGA
- a CDS encoding FAD-dependent monooxygenase has product MKNRNILISGAGIAGPALAYWLHKYGFHPTVVERAPRPRSGGHLVDIRGTAREVVAQMGIVARIRAATTGARGMAFVDGTGKRVAKMGTDAFGHSGGPVAELSIRRTDLARILYDTTHADVEYMFGEAITAVERGDDGVRVRFEHSEPKMFDLLIGADGVRSNVRQLVFGPDERYLRDLGSYVSLFTAATEMDHDGWRLMYTVPAGDGRPGRTAAIYPQLEPGTALTGFFLRSQPLPHDRADIEAQKRIVYGAFEKDGWEVPAMLDAIWDAPDFYFDRTLQVEMDTWSRDRTVLLGDAGYCASPMSGIGTSLALVGAYILAGELAAADGDHTRSYAAYEQKMRLFVDRAQEFARSAGDGGLMPDSHLQIRLRNQTIRMLRFLPKRLVRRGMEKVADTVELDEYRTPAHH; this is encoded by the coding sequence ATGAAGAACCGGAACATTCTGATATCCGGGGCCGGAATCGCCGGCCCGGCCCTGGCGTACTGGTTGCACAAGTACGGCTTCCACCCGACCGTGGTGGAACGCGCCCCCAGGCCCCGCAGCGGAGGTCACCTGGTCGATATCCGCGGTACCGCCCGCGAGGTGGTCGCGCAGATGGGTATCGTCGCGCGAATCCGCGCGGCGACCACCGGGGCGCGGGGCATGGCGTTCGTCGACGGCACGGGCAAGCGGGTCGCGAAGATGGGCACCGATGCGTTCGGGCATTCGGGCGGTCCCGTCGCCGAATTATCCATCCGTCGCACCGATCTGGCCCGGATCCTCTACGACACCACCCACGCCGACGTCGAGTACATGTTCGGCGAGGCGATCACCGCCGTCGAGCGGGGCGACGACGGTGTCCGGGTCCGTTTCGAACACAGCGAACCGAAGATGTTCGATCTGCTGATCGGCGCGGACGGTGTGCGATCCAACGTCCGGCAGCTGGTGTTCGGCCCGGACGAACGCTACCTTCGCGACCTCGGCTCCTACGTGTCGCTGTTCACCGCCGCCACCGAGATGGACCACGACGGGTGGCGGTTGATGTACACCGTGCCCGCGGGCGACGGCCGGCCCGGCCGGACCGCGGCCATCTATCCGCAGCTCGAGCCCGGCACCGCACTGACCGGATTCTTCCTGCGCTCGCAGCCGCTGCCCCACGACCGGGCCGATATCGAGGCGCAGAAGCGCATTGTGTACGGCGCGTTCGAGAAAGACGGGTGGGAGGTCCCCGCGATGCTCGACGCCATCTGGGACGCCCCCGATTTCTACTTCGACAGAACGCTCCAGGTCGAGATGGACACCTGGTCGCGAGACCGGACGGTGCTGCTGGGGGATGCCGGCTACTGCGCCTCACCGATGTCCGGCATCGGCACCAGTCTCGCGCTCGTCGGCGCCTACATCCTGGCCGGTGAACTCGCCGCCGCCGACGGTGACCACACGCGCTCCTATGCCGCCTACGAGCAGAAGATGCGCCTGTTCGTGGACCGAGCCCAGGAATTCGCCCGCAGCGCAGGCGACGGCGGCCTCATGCCCGACTCACACCTGCAGATCAGGCTGCGCAACCAGACGATCCGGATGCTGCGGTTCCTGCCGAAGCGCCTCGTTCGCCGCGGCATGGAAAAAGTGGCCGACACAGTCGAACTCGACGAATACCGAACCCCGGCACATCACTGA
- a CDS encoding TetR/AcrR family transcriptional regulator C-terminal domain-containing protein yields the protein MSSERQQPGPPYQVIAAQIRARIASGDLRPGERVPSIRQIAQRWGVAVATATKVTASLRVEGLVEAKVGSGTVVSAPGVPERSVPAPAGDPGVPGAPRRPGATDREPYRKRLLRSALAIADTEGLEAVSMRRLAAELGVGPMSLYRYVANKDELLTQMADEAFGELEFPRPGVDGWRADLERIARLQWQLCRKHLWLPRVVSFTRPLLVPSMMAHTEWVLRALDGLGLSADVRMREALTLHSLVLTVALSVAEEAEAEQSTGVTLDGWRAAARARAHELLADGRFPMLATIPEDTTADLDELFEYGLARHLDGFAVLIAER from the coding sequence ATGTCGTCCGAGAGGCAGCAGCCGGGCCCGCCGTATCAAGTGATCGCCGCGCAGATCCGTGCCCGGATCGCGAGTGGCGACCTACGGCCCGGCGAGCGGGTGCCCTCCATCCGGCAGATAGCCCAGCGCTGGGGGGTGGCGGTCGCTACCGCCACCAAGGTGACGGCGTCGCTGCGCGTGGAGGGTCTGGTCGAAGCGAAGGTCGGCTCGGGCACGGTGGTCAGCGCGCCCGGTGTTCCGGAACGGTCCGTCCCCGCGCCCGCGGGCGATCCGGGTGTCCCGGGGGCGCCGCGGCGGCCGGGGGCCACCGATCGGGAGCCGTACCGCAAGCGCCTGCTGCGCAGTGCCCTCGCGATCGCCGATACCGAGGGGCTCGAAGCGGTCTCCATGCGACGTCTCGCGGCCGAACTGGGCGTCGGCCCGATGTCGCTGTACCGGTATGTGGCGAACAAGGACGAACTGCTGACCCAGATGGCCGACGAAGCCTTCGGTGAGCTGGAGTTCCCGCGGCCGGGGGTGGACGGGTGGCGCGCCGACCTCGAACGGATCGCCCGTCTGCAATGGCAGTTGTGCCGCAAGCATCTCTGGCTGCCCAGGGTGGTCTCGTTCACCCGCCCCTTGCTCGTGCCCAGCATGATGGCGCACACCGAATGGGTTCTCCGAGCGCTCGACGGGCTCGGCCTGTCCGCCGACGTCCGGATGCGCGAAGCCCTCACCCTGCACTCACTGGTCCTCACGGTGGCGCTGTCGGTGGCGGAAGAAGCCGAAGCGGAGCAGAGTACCGGCGTCACTCTCGACGGCTGGCGGGCGGCGGCGCGGGCGCGCGCGCACGAACTCCTCGCCGATGGCCGGTTCCCGATGCTCGCGACGATTCCCGAGGATACGACGGCCGATCTCGACGAACTGTTCGAATACGGACTCGCGCGTCACCTCGACGGTTTCGCCGTCTTGATCGCGGAGCGGTAG
- a CDS encoding GMC family oxidoreductase translates to MSEYDYVIVGGGSAGAAVAARLSEDPAVTVCLLEAGPTDLGDEAVLRLDRWMELLESGYDWDYPIEPQENGNSFMRHARAKVLGGCSSHNSCIAFWAPREDLDSWEHDHGCVGWGADSVYRLYARIETNDAPGDHHGRGGPVHIMTVPPHDPCGVALLDSCEAVGIPRAEFNSGRTVVNGANFFQINRRADGTRSSSSVSYLHPHLDRPNLTLRTGSWVKRIVVVGGRAVGVDITDNAFGRTTRISAAREIILSAGAIDSPKLLMLSGIGPADHLRENGIDVLVDSPGVGAHLQDHPEGVIGFETTRPMVRSSTQWWEAGIFTPTVDGLDRPDLMMHYGSVPFDMHTLRQGYPTAEETFCLTPNVTHARSRGTVRLRSRDFRDKPRVDPRYFTDPEGHDVRVMIAGLRKARDIASAAPLSDWIARELYPGPDTRTDTELADYVRRTHNTVYHPAGTVRMGAVDDPMSPLDPELRVKGVDGLRVADASVFPELTTVNPNLTVMLVGERCAEFVAGR, encoded by the coding sequence ATGAGCGAATACGACTACGTGATCGTCGGCGGCGGCTCCGCCGGCGCGGCCGTCGCGGCTCGGCTGTCGGAAGATCCGGCGGTGACGGTCTGCCTGCTCGAGGCGGGGCCGACCGATCTCGGCGATGAGGCCGTCTTGCGGCTCGACCGCTGGATGGAGCTGCTCGAATCGGGCTACGACTGGGACTACCCCATCGAGCCGCAGGAGAACGGCAACTCGTTCATGCGGCACGCACGTGCGAAAGTGCTGGGCGGATGCTCCTCCCACAACAGCTGCATCGCGTTCTGGGCGCCCCGCGAGGACCTCGATTCGTGGGAGCACGACCACGGTTGCGTGGGCTGGGGCGCGGATTCGGTGTACCGGCTGTATGCGCGGATCGAGACCAACGACGCCCCCGGAGATCATCACGGCCGCGGCGGCCCCGTCCACATCATGACCGTGCCGCCGCACGACCCGTGCGGAGTCGCGCTGCTCGACTCCTGCGAGGCAGTCGGAATCCCGCGCGCCGAATTCAATTCGGGGCGAACCGTCGTCAACGGCGCCAACTTCTTCCAGATCAACCGCCGCGCCGACGGGACCCGATCGTCGTCGTCGGTGAGCTATCTGCATCCTCACCTCGACCGGCCCAATCTCACTCTCCGGACCGGTTCGTGGGTGAAACGGATCGTCGTCGTCGGCGGCCGCGCGGTCGGAGTGGACATCACCGACAATGCCTTCGGCCGCACCACCCGGATCTCCGCCGCCCGCGAGATCATCCTCTCCGCCGGTGCCATCGATTCGCCGAAGCTGCTCATGCTGTCGGGTATCGGCCCCGCGGATCATCTGCGGGAGAACGGTATCGACGTACTCGTCGATTCCCCCGGCGTCGGCGCGCACCTGCAGGACCATCCGGAGGGTGTCATCGGTTTCGAAACGACCCGGCCGATGGTGCGCAGTTCCACGCAATGGTGGGAGGCCGGTATTTTCACGCCGACCGTGGACGGACTGGACAGACCGGACCTGATGATGCACTACGGCAGCGTGCCGTTCGATATGCACACACTGCGGCAGGGGTATCCGACTGCCGAGGAGACCTTCTGTCTCACGCCGAATGTCACCCATGCCCGCTCTCGCGGCACCGTACGACTGCGTTCGCGCGATTTCCGCGACAAGCCGCGCGTCGACCCGCGCTACTTCACCGATCCCGAGGGCCACGACGTGCGCGTCATGATCGCCGGTCTTCGGAAGGCCCGCGACATCGCTTCGGCCGCACCACTTTCCGACTGGATTGCCCGCGAACTCTACCCGGGCCCCGATACCCGGACCGATACCGAACTGGCCGACTACGTCCGCCGCACCCACAACACCGTCTATCACCCGGCGGGAACAGTGCGGATGGGCGCCGTCGACGACCCCATGAGTCCGCTGGACCCGGAGCTCCGGGTGAAAGGCGTCGACGGCCTCCGGGTGGCCGACGCCTCGGTGTTCCCGGAGCTCACCACCGTGAATCCGAACCTCACGGTCATGCTGGTCGGCGAGCGCTGCGCCGAATTCGTCGCGGGTCGTTAG
- a CDS encoding aldehyde dehydrogenase family protein: MSATLYIDGAWRAAASGEVREIRCPADDYAVGIVAEADAADTVSAIVAARRAFDTGPWRQTSAAERGDLLLKVADAIDVRRAEFVRAETGDTGKRPYESDIDMSDIAHCFRYFGKLAAEDPGRVVDAGSPDIDSRIVYEPLGVCGLITPWNYPLLQAAWKVAPALAAGNTFVLKPSELTPHTSILLLSVLHDLGLPPGVANLVLGAGATAGAPLSAHPDVDLVSFTGGLATGRVIAREAAATVKKVALELGGKNPNVIFADACDTGDRLATAVDNALNAAFLHSGQVCSAGARLVIEESAHDRFVDELVRRAELIRIGLPDAAGTETGPLISAAHRDKVHAYVEQARADGAIIRTGGAFATGDRGSGVLDDGYFYLPTVIDGATREMACVHDEGFGPTVTVETFRTEDEAVAVANDTEYGLAGAVWSSDTARARRVAARLRHGTVWINDFGPYLPQAEWGGYGRSGVGRELGPSGLHEYRETKHVYENLRPGVTGWFADTR; this comes from the coding sequence ATGAGTGCGACTCTGTACATCGACGGTGCCTGGCGGGCCGCCGCGTCCGGCGAAGTTCGTGAAATCCGTTGTCCTGCGGATGATTACGCTGTTGGCATCGTCGCCGAGGCGGATGCCGCCGATACCGTGTCGGCCATCGTCGCCGCCCGCCGCGCCTTCGACACGGGCCCGTGGCGGCAGACCTCGGCCGCGGAGCGGGGCGACCTGCTGCTGAAAGTCGCCGACGCGATCGACGTGCGGCGCGCGGAGTTCGTGCGCGCCGAAACCGGCGACACCGGAAAGCGGCCGTACGAATCCGATATCGACATGTCCGATATCGCGCACTGCTTCCGGTATTTCGGCAAGCTCGCGGCCGAGGATCCCGGCCGGGTCGTCGACGCCGGCTCCCCCGATATCGACTCCCGGATCGTCTACGAACCCCTCGGCGTGTGCGGGCTCATCACGCCCTGGAACTATCCGCTGCTACAGGCGGCGTGGAAGGTCGCCCCGGCGCTGGCCGCGGGCAATACCTTCGTCCTCAAACCGTCGGAGCTCACCCCGCACACCTCGATACTGCTGCTGTCGGTCCTGCACGACCTCGGCCTGCCGCCCGGCGTGGCCAACCTCGTGCTCGGCGCCGGCGCCACCGCCGGAGCGCCGCTGTCCGCGCATCCCGATGTCGACCTGGTTTCCTTCACCGGCGGTCTCGCCACCGGCCGGGTCATCGCCCGCGAGGCGGCGGCGACGGTGAAGAAGGTGGCACTCGAACTCGGCGGCAAGAACCCGAATGTGATCTTCGCCGATGCCTGCGATACCGGCGACCGGCTGGCCACCGCGGTGGACAACGCGTTGAATGCGGCGTTCCTGCATTCGGGCCAGGTCTGCTCGGCCGGGGCGCGGCTGGTCATCGAGGAGTCGGCGCACGACCGCTTCGTCGACGAGCTGGTGCGGCGAGCCGAACTGATCCGGATCGGGCTCCCCGACGCCGCGGGCACCGAGACCGGACCGCTCATCTCCGCCGCGCACCGCGACAAGGTGCACGCCTATGTCGAACAGGCCCGGGCCGACGGCGCGATCATCCGCACCGGCGGCGCGTTCGCGACCGGCGACCGCGGGTCGGGGGTGCTGGACGACGGCTACTTCTACCTGCCGACCGTTATCGACGGCGCCACCCGCGAGATGGCGTGCGTACACGACGAGGGGTTCGGGCCGACCGTCACCGTGGAGACGTTCCGCACCGAGGACGAGGCGGTCGCCGTCGCCAACGACACCGAATACGGTCTCGCCGGCGCGGTGTGGTCGTCGGATACCGCCCGGGCCCGCCGGGTCGCCGCCCGATTGCGGCACGGCACCGTATGGATCAACGACTTCGGACCGTATCTGCCGCAGGCCGAGTGGGGCGGTTACGGCCGTTCCGGTGTCGGCCGCGAATTGGGGCCGTCCGGCTTGCACGAGTACCGCGAAACCAAGCATGTCTACGAGAACCTGCGGCCGGGTGTGACCGGATGGTTCGCCGACACCCGGTGA